The following coding sequences lie in one Rutidosis leptorrhynchoides isolate AG116_Rl617_1_P2 chromosome 6, CSIRO_AGI_Rlap_v1, whole genome shotgun sequence genomic window:
- the LOC139855427 gene encoding pentatricopeptide repeat-containing protein At2g34370, mitochondrial-like has protein sequence MMWAIFISQQSHNTIPTGGKKIEELEAAAENTHQKQAPMYQTRTKGSQTMKSFNYCFKVSKFSSRCYSSLSSSISLNKHLSLVKSYNTYSYATTIDFQNSNKNYKSLDFSVTNSPFYQNPSKVYTRTYNTNANNNNDQKHGQLLGTIEELDAFCKERKLKEAVEVLGLLEQKNIFVDLNRFLLLMNACGETQALEEGKKVYQYLVRSVSDIDVWVSNKIIEMYAKCGSMEDAWNVFDKMPQRNFTSWDTMITWLAKNGYGEDAIDMFTEFKKIGLKPDSQMFFGAFTACSVVGDMKEGLLHFESMSKNYDIIPSMDHYKSVVDMLGSAGYLNEALHFIEKMPMEPSVEIWETLMNNCRVHGDTELGDRCLELIELLDPTRLDEQTKAGLIPIKASDIAKEKEKKKNPLELKSKVYEYRAGDRSHPNHQKLYSQLRCLKQQMIEVGYVPLHRFCLHDVDQESKDEALLSHSERLALSQALLTSPARSTIRIVKNLRACGDCHEAFKMISKIVGRQIVARDSKRFHHFKNGVCSCGDYW, from the coding sequence ATGATGTGGGCCATATTTATTTCGCAACAGAGCCACAACACCATCCCTACCGGGGGAAAAAAAATAGAGGAACTCGAGGCTGCCGCCGAAAATACACACCAAAAACAGGCTCCGATGTATCAAACAAGAACCAAAGGATCTCAAACTATGAAATCTTTCAATTATTGTTTTAAGGTATCTAAATTTTCAAGCCGTTGTTATTCATCATTGTCATCATCAATTTCCCTCAACAAACACTTATCATTAGTTAAAAGTTACAACACATACAGTTACGCCACCACCATTGATTTTCAAAactctaataaaaactataaaagttTGGATTTTTCAGTAACTAATTCTCCATTTTACCAAAACCCTAGTAAGGTTTATACCCGGACCTACAATACAAAtgccaataataataatgatcaaaagcATGGGCAATTACTTGGTACAATTGAGGAGCTTGATGCTTTTTGCAAGGAGAGGAAATTAAAGGAAGCTGTTGAGGTTTTAGGTTTACTCGAGCAGAAAAACATTTTTGTTGATTTAAATAGGTTTCTGTTGTTGATGAATGCATGTGGAGAGACTCAGGCACTTGAAGAAGGTAAAAAGGTATATCAGTACCTTGTTAGATCAGTATCTGATATTGATGTTTGGGTTTCTAATAAGATTATTGAAATGTACGCAAAGTGCGGGTCTATGGAAGATGCATGGAACGTGTTTGATAAAATGCCACAGAGGAATTTTACATCTTGGGACACGATGATTACATGGTTAGCAAAAAACGGGTATGGTGAAGATGCCATTGATATGTTTACCGAGTTTAAAAAGATTGGTTTGAAACCTGATAGTCAGATGTTTTTTGGCGCGTTTACTGCGTGTAGCGTTGTGGGAGACATGAAAGAAGGGTTGTTGCATTTTGAGTCAATGAGTAAAAATTATGATATTATTCCATCGATGGATCATTATAAGAGTGTAGTGGATATGCTTGGGAGTGCAGGGTATTTAAACGAAGCGTTGCATTTTATTGAAAAAATGCCTATGGAGCCAAGTGTGGAAATTTGGGAAACGTTGATGAATAATTGTCGTGTTCATGGGGATACAGAGCTTGGAGATCGATGTTTAGAGCTTATTGAGCTGCTAGATCCCACACGTTTAGATGAACAAACGAAGGCGGGTCTGATACCAATAAAAGCTTCAGATATtgcaaaagaaaaagaaaagaaaaaaaatcctCTAGAGTTAAAATCTAAAGTGTACGAGTATAGAGCAGGGGACAGATCTCACCCGAATCATCAGAAGTTATATAGTCAACTTAGGTGTTTAAAACAGCAGATGATAGAGGTTGGTTATGTTCCGTTGCATAGATTTTGTCTTCATGATGTAGACCAAGAAAGCAAGGACGAAGCTCTTTTATCACATAGTGAAAGACTTGCGTTGTCTCAAGCCCTTTTGACCAGTCCGGCCCGTTCAACGATACGGATAGTAAAAAATCTTCGGGCTTGTGGTGATTGCCACGAAGCATTTAAGATGATTTCTAAGATCGTTGGAAGACAGATTGTTGCACGGGACTCTAAGAGGTTTCATCATTTTAAAAATGGCGTATGTTCTTGTGGAGATTATTGGTGA